TTTTCTGTTGGAGCAATTGTACAGTTCTTTTCTCGTTTAATTTATTCGTTTAATTTTGAAAAAAGAGCTAACTATATCAATGCTTTATTTGGTGGTTTTGCTATCACGGCTATTACATATTTTATCTTTGTTAAGGGAATGAAAGGAACTCCTTTTTATAAAGATATAAAACATTTAATTGAAGGAAATACACTTGTTATAATTGCTGGCGGCTTTGTTTTTTGGAGTGCTATATCTCAAGTATTAATCCAATTTTTTAAAGTCAATATCTTAAAATTGATTATTGGTGTAGGTACCTTCTCTTTGGCAATGGCCTTTTCTGGTAACGATTTAGTAAACTTTATTGGTGTACCAATTGCTGCTTGGAACTCATACCAAGCTTGGGAAGTATCTGGTGTTGCTCCTGATGCATTCTCTATGGGGATTTTAGCGAAAAAAGTACCTTCTAACGTATGGTTATTATTATTAGCAGGAGCAGTAATGGTTGTCACTTTATGGACTTCTAGCAAAGCGAGAAATGTAATTAAGACAGGTATCGATTTATCTCGTCAAGGTGACGGACATGAAAAATTTCAACCAAACCCATTATCAAGAGTTGTAGTAAGAAGTGCTATGGGTATAAATGCTGTTGTTAGCTTTATTGTACCTAAGAAAACGTTAGCCTTTATAGATTCTAAGTTTCAAAAACCTGTAATTGAACTACCAAAAGACAAAACTTATGAAATGCCTGCTTTCGATTTAGTAAGAGCATCTGTAAACTTAATTGTTGCTGGTATTTTAATTTCTATTGCAACTTCAATGAAGTTACCATTATCAACTACTTATGTAACATTTATGGTAGCTATGGGTACCTCTTTAGCTGATAGAGCTTGGGGACGTGAAAGTGCTGTTTATAGAGTTGCTGGTGTAATTAATGTTATTGGAGGATGGTTCTTAACAGCCATTACAGCTTTCTTAACTGCAGCTTTAGTTGCTTACTTAATTAGCTGGGATATGGTAATGATTCCTGTATTGTTATTAGTGGTTGCTCTTTTAATTGCAAGAAACACATTACAACACAGAAAAAAATCTAAAGAAGAGAAGAAACAAGTACATATGGAAAGAGCAGAATTAATCACTATTAACGGTGTGATTGAAGAAAGCTCAGATCATATTGCTGGTGTTGCTAATCGCATTAATAAATTATATTCAAGCGTTGTAAAAGACCTTGCTACTCACGATTTAGTAAAATTACGTAAAACTGATAAGCACGTTACCAAACTAAACGATGAAATTGACAGTTTAAAAGACGGTGTATTCTATTTTATTAAATCATTAGATGACACTTCGGTACAAGCAAGTAGATTCTATATTTTAATTTTAGGTTATTTACAAGACGTTGCACAATCTATTAGCTATATTTCTAGAGCTACATACAAGCACGTTAACAACAACCATAAGAACCTTAAAAAAGGACAAATTAAAGATCTTAAAAGTATTGACAATACACTTTCTAAGTTATTAGATGATATTGCTAATACATTTGAAAATAGAAGCTTTGATAATTTAGAACATATTATTAACGAAAAGAAAGAGTTATTAAAGGATGTATCTAAATCTATTGAAAAGCAAGTAGACCGCATTAGAACAGACGAAACAAGTCCAAAGAATACTACACTATACTTTAGTATTTTAATTGAGACACAAGATTTAGTATCTGGGTTAATGAGCTTACTAGAAACCTATGAAGAGTTTCATATCAGCACCAAGACAGCTGAGATAGAAGCTTAATCAAATAAAAAAGCCGAG
The nucleotide sequence above comes from Tenacibaculum singaporense. Encoded proteins:
- a CDS encoding inorganic phosphate transporter, with product MGDPYILMLVALAVLAIVDLVVGVSNDAVNFLNSAIGSKAIKVRNIMIIASVGVFFGAVTSSGMMEVARKGIFNPSMFMFQDIMFIFMAVMITDILLLDIFNSLGMPTSTTVSIVFELLGAAVCVSLIKIAANDAQSISDIWNYINHKKAIQIINGILLSVVVAFSVGAIVQFFSRLIYSFNFEKRANYINALFGGFAITAITYFIFVKGMKGTPFYKDIKHLIEGNTLVIIAGGFVFWSAISQVLIQFFKVNILKLIIGVGTFSLAMAFSGNDLVNFIGVPIAAWNSYQAWEVSGVAPDAFSMGILAKKVPSNVWLLLLAGAVMVVTLWTSSKARNVIKTGIDLSRQGDGHEKFQPNPLSRVVVRSAMGINAVVSFIVPKKTLAFIDSKFQKPVIELPKDKTYEMPAFDLVRASVNLIVAGILISIATSMKLPLSTTYVTFMVAMGTSLADRAWGRESAVYRVAGVINVIGGWFLTAITAFLTAALVAYLISWDMVMIPVLLLVVALLIARNTLQHRKKSKEEKKQVHMERAELITINGVIEESSDHIAGVANRINKLYSSVVKDLATHDLVKLRKTDKHVTKLNDEIDSLKDGVFYFIKSLDDTSVQASRFYILILGYLQDVAQSISYISRATYKHVNNNHKNLKKGQIKDLKSIDNTLSKLLDDIANTFENRSFDNLEHIINEKKELLKDVSKSIEKQVDRIRTDETSPKNTTLYFSILIETQDLVSGLMSLLETYEEFHISTKTAEIEA